A genomic segment from Glycine soja cultivar W05 chromosome 20, ASM419377v2, whole genome shotgun sequence encodes:
- the LOC114402461 gene encoding jasmonoyl--L-amino acid synthetase JAR6-like: protein MLEKVEEFNMDKVIQEFELLTRDAKRVQRETLKRILEDNTSAEYLQSLGLNGRTDPESFKACVPMVTHKELEPYSCCLRIQQHQRKKGLLPPLDAPHHLRKHEWGPYREVLLEMFDDCLWWTAWVGRDY, encoded by the exons ATGTTAGAGAAAGTGGAGGAGTTTAACATGGATAAAGTTATACAAGAGTTTGAATTATTGACAAGGGATGCAAAAAGAGTTCAGAGGGAAACACTCAAGAGGATTTTGGAGGACAACACATCAGCAGAGTACTTGCAGAGTTTGGGTCTCAATGGAAGAACTGACCCTGAGAGTTTCAAGGCCTGTGTTCCAATGGTCACCCACAAAGAATTGGAACCTTATAGCTGTTGCCTGAGAATACAGCAACATCAACGAAAAAAG GGCCTGTTGCCACCCCTTGATGCTCCACACCATTTGCGCAAACATGAATGGGGTCCTTATCGAGAAG ttctGCTTGAGATGTTTGATGATTGCCTTTGGTGGACTGCCTGGGTTGGAAGAGACTATTGA
- the LOC114402680 gene encoding vacuolar iron transporter homolog 4-like: MASDHSSVNQPKFVYPNNELEQQEALEVETKDFDYSKRSQWLRAAVLGANDGLVSTASLMMGVGAVKQDIKVMILTGFAGLVAGACSMAIGEFVSVYSQLDIEVAQMKREKERDNIDQEEDGYEKEKLPNPIHAAAASALAFSVGALVPLLAASFIRDYKVRLGVILGAVSLALVVFGWLGAVLGKAPTFRSCVRVLLGGWLAMAITFGLTKLIGSSGL, from the coding sequence ATGGCATCAGATCACTCGTCCGTCAACCAACCCAAATTTGTCTATCCAAACAATGAACTTGAGCAACAAGAAGCCCTAGAGGTCGAAACCAAGGACTTTGACTACTCAAAGAGATCTCAATGGCTACGTGCTGCTGTTTTAGGTGCCAATGACGGGTTGGTCTCAACAGCATCACTAATGATGGGTGTGGGAGCAGTGAAGCAAGACATCAAAGTCATGATCCTAACAGGTTTTGCAGGGCTAGTTGCTGGGGCATGCAGCATGGCCATTGGGGAGTTTGTGTCGGTTTACTCGCAGCTGGACATAGAAGTTGCTcaaatgaaaagagagaaagaaagggaCAACATAGATCAAGAGGAAGATGGTTATGAGAAAGAGAAATTGCCAAACCCTATACATGCTGCAGCAGCATCAGCTCTTGCATTTTCAGTTGGTGCATTGGTGCCTCTCCTTGCAGCCTCTTTTATAAGGGACTATAAGGTGAGGCTTGGTGTGATTTTGGGAGCAGTGAGTTTAGCTCTTGTGGTGTTTGGTTGGTTGGGGGCAGTGTTGGGTAAGGCTCCAACATTTAGGTCTTGTGTGAGAGTCTTGCTTGGGGGGTGGCTAGCCATGGCTATTACTTTTGGGCTAACCAAGTTGATTGGGTCAAGTGGTCTTTAG